From a region of the Lactuca sativa cultivar Salinas chromosome 4, Lsat_Salinas_v11, whole genome shotgun sequence genome:
- the LOC111892246 gene encoding uncharacterized protein LOC111892246, which produces MEGLHIAMNGACEKGIFKGWQIPNDNRCVSHLFYVDDALFVGEWSAENIKNLARILRCFHVSSGLQVNFNKSRVFGVGVEPQEIANLAAPLGCEPAKLPFTYLGVHVGANMNLKKHWRPVIERFRSRLSSCKSKTLSLKGRLTLSKVVLGSLPTFYFSLFVAPAGVIKTLEKLRRNFLWGGAEESRKINWVNWQNVLSPKNVGGLGLGSLKALNLALILKWWWRLKVDGTSL; this is translated from the coding sequence ATGGAAGGACTGCATATTGCCATGAATGGGGCGTGTGAGAAAGGGATTTTCAAAGGATGGCAAATTCCAAATGACAATCGATGCGTGTCTCATCTCTTTTATGTGGATGACGCACTCTTTGTGGGAGAATGGAgtgctgaaaatataaaaaatctcGCAAGGATTCTCCGATGCTTCCATGTATCCTCGGGTCTCCAAGTCAACTTCAACAAATCTCGAGTCTTTGGGGTTGGGGTCGAGCCTCAGGAAATAGCTAATCTTGCTGCACCACTTGGATGTGAACCTGCTAAACTCCCATTCACATACCTAGGTGTCCATGTGGGGGCAAACATGAACCTCAAAAAGCATTGGCGCCCTGTAATTGAAAGATTCCGCTCAAGACTTAGCTCATGCAAATCCAAGACGCTGTCACTAAAGGGACGCCTTACACTATCCAAGGTTGTCCTTGGCAGCTTACCCACCTTTTACTTCTCACTGTTTGTTGCCCCTGCAGGTGTCATTAAAACTTTGGAAAAGCTTCGTCGGAATTTTCTCTGGGGTGGTGCGGAGGAATCGAGGAAGATAAATTGGGTCAATTGGCAGAATGTATTATCCCCAAAAAACGTAGGTGGGCTTGGACTTGGATCGCTGAAGGCACTTAATTTAGCCCTGATCCTGAAATGGTGGTGGCGACTCAAGGTTGATGGAACAAGCCTATAG
- the LOC111892245 gene encoding multiple RNA-binding domain-containing protein 1 — translation MQSDIGWTEVRRKRRPNNNHKKEVETTYFVTNVPRTATKREVWKTYAGFGRLSDVYMANNRGKNGEYFAFIRFLGVEHARMLERQLDGQTLRGRTLEVNLSLHERKEPPGCNNKNNSNDGKGH, via the coding sequence ATGCAGAGCGACATAGGCTGGACCGAGGTTCGCCGGAAACGGAGACCAAACAACAATCACAAGAAGGAAGTGGAAACAACATACTTCGTAACAAACGTCCCTAGAACAGCGACGAAAAGAGAAGTATGGAAGACATATGCAGGCTTCGGAAGGCTGTCCGATGTATACATGGCGAACAACCGGGGGAAGAACGGGGAATACTTTGCGTTTATTCGCTTTTTGGGAGTGGAACATGCCAGAATGTTGGAACGACAATTGGACGGGCAGACGCTCAGGGGCAGGACCCTTGAGGTGAACCTCTCCCTGCATGAGAGGAAAGAACCACCAGGCTgcaataataagaataatagcaACGACGGAAAGGGACACTAA